A single genomic interval of Salinarchaeum sp. IM2453 harbors:
- a CDS encoding carboxypeptidase M32: MPDDLYTQFENRIRRMTNISNAAGIVRWDQEVMMPKGGTPARSQQLSALSAVQHELLTEDPMDEWLDKLDDASLPDDRQAVVREVRREYERANRVPTDLVEKISEVTSEAHPAWKKAKETDSFDEFAPVLEQLVELKREYAEHIDPNRDPYAVLFEEYEPYLDLKTADTILTELRDQLVPLIDDIADADTKIADPFTGSYDSDIQHSVAEDVLDLLGYDWTRGRLDTAPHPFSSGTQFDARITTRFNEEDPLDSLTSTIHEFGHARYTQGLPQDKYGTPLGESRDLSVHESQSRFWENHIGRSKPFWEQLLPILSEHFPQLAEVPLQEAYEAANKVDPDNLIRVEADELTYHLHIIIRYEIERDLISGDLSVEDVPAVWNEKYEQYLGVRPESDAEGCLQDIHWSHGSFGYFPTYSLGSVLAAQINHTIRSELDVSSLVRAQSFDQITDWLQETIHQHGCRYRTDELIEHATGEPLTAEYFCTYAEDKYSQIYNI, encoded by the coding sequence AAGATCACAGCAACTTTCTGCACTTTCTGCTGTACAGCATGAATTACTCACGGAGGATCCAATGGACGAATGGCTCGACAAGCTGGATGATGCATCCCTTCCAGATGATAGACAGGCAGTAGTTCGCGAAGTTCGCCGTGAGTATGAACGAGCTAACCGGGTACCAACAGACCTTGTCGAGAAGATATCAGAAGTAACAAGCGAAGCACATCCTGCATGGAAAAAAGCAAAAGAGACTGACTCATTTGATGAGTTTGCACCCGTTCTAGAGCAACTGGTTGAACTTAAACGAGAATATGCGGAGCACATTGATCCCAATCGTGATCCGTACGCTGTGCTTTTTGAGGAATATGAACCATATCTGGATCTGAAAACAGCTGATACAATTCTCACTGAGCTTAGAGACCAACTTGTTCCACTGATTGATGATATTGCTGACGCAGATACAAAGATTGCTGATCCATTTACTGGATCATACGATTCAGACATACAACACAGTGTTGCTGAAGACGTACTTGATCTGCTAGGATATGACTGGACCCGCGGTCGGCTGGATACTGCACCTCATCCGTTTTCGTCTGGGACACAATTCGATGCTAGAATAACGACTCGATTTAACGAAGAGGACCCACTTGACTCGCTTACTAGTACAATCCACGAATTCGGACACGCTAGGTACACCCAAGGCCTCCCCCAAGATAAGTACGGAACTCCGCTTGGTGAATCACGAGACCTCTCAGTACACGAATCCCAATCCCGGTTCTGGGAAAACCATATCGGTCGGTCAAAACCCTTTTGGGAGCAACTTCTACCAATCTTATCTGAACATTTTCCACAACTCGCTGAGGTTCCACTACAGGAAGCGTATGAAGCAGCCAATAAGGTCGATCCAGATAACTTAATCCGAGTTGAAGCAGATGAGCTAACATACCACCTTCATATCATTATCCGATACGAGATTGAGCGAGATCTTATTTCTGGTGACCTTTCTGTTGAAGATGTTCCAGCGGTATGGAACGAGAAATATGAACAATATCTTGGTGTTCGGCCGGAATCCGACGCCGAAGGATGTCTCCAAGACATTCACTGGAGCCACGGATCGTTCGGGTATTTCCCAACGTACTCCCTTGGTAGCGTACTAGCAGCACAGATTAATCATACGATTAGGTCCGAACTTGATGTTTCTTCTCTCGTTCGTGCCCAGTCATTTGATCAGATTACTGACTGGCTCCAGGAGACTATCCATCAACATGGTTGTCGGTATCGAACAGACGAGTTGATTGAACATGCAACTGGAGAGCCACTTACTGCGGAATATTTCTGCACGTATGCAGAAGACAAATATTCTCAAATCTATAATATCTGA